atgttggcattgtttGTTTCAGCAAACCACGGACATGAGGAATCTCTACGTAACCAGAGCTTAACCACAGCGATGTCAAAAGACAGTTTAATCTTGTGACAacgctctggttaggtttaggcacaaaaactacaagGTTAGGGTCaagaaaagatcatttttggGTAACATGTCCAGTTTTGTCGGGAGAAATACTGCGGCAAAACGTCCTGACGTCTCCCTAAAAATACAAGATTTGTCGGTTAAAACAGGAAGCAATCGGTGGTCTTGAACAGAGCGCTGTTGCTTGGTAGCTGTCTCATAGAAGTCACCTGAACTTTGTCACTTCAAAACGATGTTATGATAtgaaacacaagcacacaacataggtctgcacacacacacaataccaacattttattctatatCTTGGCatctgctgcattgattttgactgttctgtttttaaattatCTCTTGCAAGTCCTCCACCTGTATGGAGGTGAAATAATAAATTGCCGCCCTTTAAGGACGTCTTTCTGAGTTATCATGTGAACAAACCAGTCATGTGTTTCTCACCATAGGCCTCACAAACATCTTGAAAAACTAAATCTCTGCCTTTATAAAGcaaattttattcatgtttgctGTTGGTATTTTTCATTGATGTAGCTGGCTCACTATAAAGAAAGAGTGCAAATAAATCCTGCAGACTTTGTATCGTGTGAAGGTGCCTCCTTATCGCTTCTTTCTGCTGGCAAACATAGAAATGCCCAAAAGCAGTTGTGTGGTTGGATGTACCAACAGGGTAAAGAACCCAGAGCGGACTTTTTATAAGCTGCTGAACCAAAAAACTGAGCCTCTGAGGAGACAAAAGTGGATCCAGTCTCTCTGTCGCTATGCAAAAAAATTATATTGACATTCCTAATCCCCCATTcaaagctctgattggtcgactGTTCCTCTAAACTGGCAGAGACAGCTGGAGATTAGCAAAGCAAAACCTTTTTGAATCACTTAACAAATCAGAGATGTGGGCAGATTATAGTCCAGTGCgagatacaaacaaaacaaggctCCATAGAGTCAATAATGGTCATATTCACCAAATAATATGACTTATATATTTTACTGAGAAAAAGAGCGTTTTTCTCTCCTAAACTTAGCAACTAACTACTCTTTACATGTGACAAATAAGTAATGTTTTGTCTCTGGATGAATTCCATCTTGTACATGAAGGCTTAAAATAGATGAGAGAAACAACACTGTCAACGACActtcacacagcagcactgaTCTCACCTTGCTGGTGGCCATGAAGATGGTGAAGATAAGGATGAGGGTGCTCTTGGACACTGGCAGCCAGTGAGCCTCCTGCATGGTGAAGAGGATGGCTCCGTACAGACTGGCTTTGGTTGGGCTGcacagacaaaagacaaaactgtGAGTCTGACTCTGCTTATCAGAAGATACAACCTTTTATTTTGGgggataaaaaaataaaattttcatCCGACAGTGACATTGTGCAAGTCTGGTGCATTTTTTGATATGACCACCAGGGGGCGGCAAAGTCACACTATTTCAGATCCTTCACTATGTGACTTCAACAAACCTGCTGTTTTATCAGAAAGCttgtatgtgttttctgtcaaatCTTAGTCACAGCAGCTTCCTTAAAGTCCTAGTTTCATCTCTGGGGTTTGGTGGGAAACAACTACATACTTGAGGTGGCACTTGTATTTTCCCATCCACAGCAGGAAACACAGACTTACAATGACATGCTGAGGATCTCGTTGGTTTCGGGCCTCCACACGCCGCGCAGCAGCTGCTCAAAATTGGAAATGAGAGCCACTCCAGACCCTACGAAGATAAAAATAGACAATGGAAAAAATGAGGACAAAAAAAGTCTGTGTCTCGTGTGACTGCTCTTATTTGGCTTCagcttttctctcattttcatcGTGGGTGCCTGCAGGGTTTCACTACTGAGGCAGAGGCAGTAGGGGGCAGGACCAGGGCAACCCTTTATATATGTTTCTCTGGACATTTCTACACAAAATATGTATGTTTAAATGTGCAACAATGGCTGGATTTTAAGACTACAGATCAAGCATGACTCTATAGTTTCTTTCTCTCCACTTTCTACTGAGCTGACTCTAACTTTACacctcacatttttgtattgttttgttttattgtcatgcTGTTCAGTAATATTTCAATGTGGCAGCTGTGTCGTTTACTGAAGGTGTTTCTGCGGCAACGTTACACACATCCTTtgctcaagtagaagtacagatacttgtcGACTTGTGTCAACACATTTACAGCAGTGAAAGGAGGCAAATCACAGTGAAATCGCAGGACACTGACCTTTGACGTATCCAACGATGACCATGATGAAGAAGCCGTGGTGGTAGGCGTGGTGGGCGTGGTGAACGCCGGCGGCGATCTTACGAGTGCGGACGACCTCCTTCAGGGCGACCAACACCAGCTTGACGGGCAGGAAAGCCACACATTTATAGAAGAGGTTCAGTGGGCAGTAAAAGATGAGGTACCTGAGTTTGGATTCGACAGAGAAAAACATGGTGGAGAGTTAGATGGGACAGTCTCAGTCTCTCAatctaaacaacaaaacacacaagtagtgtggcatcatgggagttgttgtcttcattgttaaggAAAATCTATTGCATGATTAAGCTAGAAGTGTCCACAGccgaggtaatgttttaaagttttattcatgtttttttcagtcgCATTCGCCAACCTTACTTCCTAAATCTCTGACTTTGTCCTGGAAGTTttagcaacaggcgaccaattgaggtgcaatatgtgagagCTGTAgttgaaaacatccaaaagtTAACTAAATGAATCAAaagaatttgaagaaataacTTAAAATTGATATAAATCTATTCATTATTTATGTCATGTAGTGTATGTATCATTGCAAAGATATTTACTGAAGATAGCATGCTAGACCCAGCCCTGTCacactgctagctgcatggctaattgagctaactaactaatggcagctacagtaagcagcagttagcggttactctatGCTATTAGAAATGCTCCACAGTCCTTGCTGTAGACATTTGTCCTATATATTTTTGGTATAAAAGTTTGAGCTAGAGACACTGAGGTCTGTAGAGGTCTGTAGATTGTTTCTTTAAAGATATGTGTCTGATATTTAAAACCTTAAAGACAAAACTGTCTTCAGATACAGCTGCTGATATGTGGGGGGAAAGTCTTTTGAGAATTTGCTGAACTGATCATTTAAGAGTCGTTTCTTTCCCCTTTAAAAGCCGGAAAATACATGAATTTTTTTGGAGGGACCTCCAAACGGTGGCAGGCAAAAGATAATTTGATCACATACAGTCGTcaaagtttgattttaaaaaaaaagcattaatcAAAAAGTTTGATTTGATGTTCCATCCATTTGACCTCAAGACAGAATCTGAAGGGGAAACATCCTTCTGAGGATTTTCTCACCAGACAGCTGAGGCCAGCAGGATGTGGCTGTTGTGTTGGAAGTAGTCGATGGGGCTGCTTCCAAGCATGATGTCTGCCAGGATGTAACTACCAAAGCAGTAGAGCATGGCACAGAGCCAGGAGGCCACGGGACTCCTGCGAGAAACCTCCACTGAGCCTgcaacacagaggaggagccgTCAGGGACAACatgaaaatctgaaaatcttAGTTTCAATGCTCATGTTTTCACAGCCTTAACAAGCTGCAGTGTGTCACTGATTATCATAAACAGTTACTCATTGAGTACAAAACAACACTCCTTTGTCATGTTTTACCATCCGCCTGACACACTGCAGCTTCTGTgcaagaatatttttttctgggTGACTCTTCCAATACAAATCATCATTAAGCACAGACGGTATCAAACAATTATATAATTCAGCAATGTCTCTGCAGTCATGGTCTTGTCTGGTCTTGAAATGAAACCCAGAGTCCTCTTTtaccaagacaagaccaagtAAAACTGAGACGAGACCTTCAAAAAGTGGTCCTGAGACCACGACCAATCTCGAGTacgacaacattacagaacagttaatgaaaatgattaattaaaggtAAATAATtccaacaaagaaaaagaaatgtgcagAAAGGTTAAAAGTTTCAAAGATGCCGTGATACGATTTTAAAATTTCTGGTTTTGGCGACTCCTACAGGTCAGAAAAGACTCTGGCGGGTATCAATGCATCCCACAAattaatgtgaaattaaaaagtTTAATGTTGATACATTCCAAAACTGTTTTTCCAAAATACCTCTGATCCTCTGAACTTCTACACAGAAACTTCTGAAGTTATCATTGGTCTTTATTAAGAGTCATAAAGTCacaaatgttcatttttcaaaactttCTCTGAGTtcctgcagagaaaagaaatgagcTTCAGAAGTCATTATCAGTGGATCCCTTGTGTGTCTTCGTGCTGTATCTTTGTCCACGCCCAGTCGACTATTCAGCTCACACCCTGATAATCCGCCTTTTTATCAAGACCTAATATTGACTCAGGACTTCAACAGGCATTTATAAGCTGACAGTTTTCCATCTGAAGGAAGTATTCACACAGAACAGACAGCTCTTTATAACTTATTCAactgtttttctgctttatatgatgatttaatattctTTTTCTGAATGTGAcatgtaaagaaaacatttagtATTTCTATGTATACCAGTCAAAGGCGTATATACAGGGTGTTTACTGTCTGATAAA
This window of the Pagrus major chromosome 11, Pma_NU_1.0 genome carries:
- the tmem38a gene encoding trimeric intracellular cation channel type A → MEVLSVLNLGDFPQTFSKLGMFPVFDLAYYIVSILYLKYEPGSVEVSRRSPVASWLCAMLYCFGSYILADIMLGSSPIDYFQHNSHILLASAVWYLIFYCPLNLFYKCVAFLPVKLVLVALKEVVRTRKIAAGVHHAHHAYHHGFFIMVIVGYVKGSGVALISNFEQLLRGVWRPETNEILSMSFPTKASLYGAILFTMQEAHWLPVSKSTLILIFTIFMATSKVVMTARHSHGSPFALIESWVCHLLFGSPLGGSEEDHHHAPAAVPSSPLKSKEELSEGSRKRKVKKAE